A region of Hippoglossus stenolepis isolate QCI-W04-F060 chromosome 7, HSTE1.2, whole genome shotgun sequence DNA encodes the following proteins:
- the LOC118112702 gene encoding LOW QUALITY PROTEIN: protocadherin alpha-C2 (The sequence of the model RefSeq protein was modified relative to this genomic sequence to represent the inferred CDS: inserted 14 bases in 9 codons; substituted 2 bases at 2 genomic stop codons), protein MALDPGLFFPGDERMKVWATVFVLCAVWPSALSVTRYSIAEEMERGSVVANLAADLGLEPGGLAQREVKLDIFTNKKYLDFNKKTGELYIVEKMDREYLCPAKPTSCFLKLDVIIESPLRIFNIELGITDINDNAPHFRRDRVELDVSESATPGERFSLPNAVDPDVGVNTIKTYKLSVSEQFTIEIQTGSDGTQYVDLVLTKSLDREEKAVHNLILTAVDGGVPVRSGTANIIVRVQDTNDNPPRFDKQTYTVNMTENSPIGTLAMKLDATDLDEGXNSEIVYSFTLYTSEKTQDVFALNPNTGEITVKGTIDYEDMKFYEMHIEARDKGIHPLLGQCKVVVHVTDMNDNYPDITIQSVKNTVNENIPVGSVIALVGISDRDSGDNGKVSLSIHQPMPFILNSSSERPMHYNLIVSEPLDREIVPEYDIILVVTDAGTPPLSDNETITVHLLDINDNAPQFPQSFNTIRVMENNAPGALLSSLTAFDPDLHENQYLVYFILEKEIANTSMSMLFSINPENGNLYALEKLXSEIEKEFLFHIEARDSGSPPLSSNATGSILLXDQNDNVCYRVVPCAHGSVVEEKIPRSTDKGXLVAKVIALDTDSVHNSRITYQVSTVTDATLFSLDQYNGXIRTMRMFQXQRSTQQRLTVVAKDNGELAHKQLLTXLSTVETAXGLLMTEVPLEYDIFSDLNLYLVIGLAPCRFLLLITILATIVLKCQKPKPSKGLLPAGTVISERNSTIADSTXVSNDAYWYSLFLAETRKGRXVRQPVPKVAPDTSRSSIPRGTDLTDTSDXAVSTLQVGN, encoded by the exons ATGGCTTTAGATCCTGGATTATTTTTTCCTGGAGATGAAAGGATGAAGGTCTGGGCCACTGTCTTTGTCCTGTGTGCAGTCTGGCCCAGTGCTTTGTCTGTGACGCGCTACTCCATAGCcgaggagatggagaggggcTCTGTTGTGGCCAATCTCGCTGCGGATTTGGGACTTGAGCCCGGAGGTTTGGCCCAACGAGAGGTAAAACTTGATATTTTCACCAACAAGAAATATCTAGATTTTAACAAAAAGACAGGGGAGCTGTACATCGTGGAAAAGATGGACAGGGAATATCTTTGTCCGGCGAAGCCCACGTCCTGTTTTCTAAAGCTTGACGTGATCATAGAGAGTCCCTTACGCATCTTTAACATAGAGCTCGGAATAACGGACATAAACGACAACGCTCCGCATTTTCGACGGGACAGAGTAGAGCTCGACGTGTCGGAGTCGGCCACGCCGGGAGAGCGGTTCTCTCTGCCTAATGCTGTGGATCCAGATGTGGGcgttaatacaataaaaacatacaagctCAGTGTCAGTGAACAATTCACCATCGAAATTCAGACGGGCAGTGACGGAACTCAGTACGTGGATTTGGTGTTGACCAAGTCTttagacagagaggagaaagctGTTCATAATCTAATATTGACTGCTGTGGACGGCGGAGTCCCTGTGCGCTCTGGCACTGCCAACATCATCGTTAGAGTGCAGGACACAAACGACAACCCTCCTCGGTTTGACAAGCAGACTTACACCGTTAACATGACGGAAAACTCTCCGATCGGAACCTTGGCGATGAAGCTTGACGCCACAGATCTGGACGAGG GTAATTCGGAGATTGTGTACTCGTTCACCCTTTACACGTCAGAGAAGACACAAGATGTCTTTGCTCTAAATCCGAACACGGGGGAAATAACAGTGAAGGGCACTATTGACTATGAAGATATGAAATTCTATGAGATGCACATTGAGGCCAGGGACAAAGGGATTCATCCGTTATTGGGACAGTGTAAAGTGGTCGTCCACGTGACTGATATGAATGACAATTATCCAGACATCACCATACAGTctgttaaaaacacagtgaatgaGAACATCCCAGTAGGAAGTGTCATAGCTCTAGTAGGCATAAGTGACAGAGACAGTGGCGATAATGGAAAAGTGAGCTTATCAATACATCAGCCGATGCCCTTTATTCTAAACAGTTCATCAGAAAGACCCATGCATTATAATCTCATAGTGTCTGAGCCTTTAGATCGTGAAATTGTTCCAGAATATGACATCATACTGGTTGTGACTGATGCAGGGACTCCGCCTTTATCTGATAATGAGACAATAACTGTGCATCTGCTTGATATCAATGACAACGCACCACAGTTCCCTCAGTCGTTTAATACGATACGTGTGATGGAGAATAACGCACCTGGGGCCTTGCTCAGTTCACTCACTGCCTTTGACCCTGACCTCCATGAAAACCAGTATCTGGTTTATTTCATCCTAGAGAAGGAGATAGCCAACACCTCCATGTCCATGCTGTTCTCCATCAACCCAGAGAACGGTAATCTTTACGCACTGGAAAAACTTTGATCAGAGATCGAGAAGGAGTTTCTTTTCCACATCGAGGCCAGAGACTCTGGTTCTCCTCCACTCAGCAGTAACGCCACTGGGTCCATATTGTT TGACCAGAATGACAACGTCTGCTATCGGGTGGTTCCGTGCGCGCACGGCTcggtggtggaggagaagatcCCCAGATCCACAGATAAAGG TCTGGTTGCCAAGGTGATCGCTTTAGACACAGACTCGGTGCACAACTCTCGGATTACCTACCAGGTTTCTACAGTGACTGACGCCACCTTGTTCAGTCTGGACCAATACAACGG GATCCGGACTATGAGGATGTTCCA GCAGAGATCCACGCAACAGAGACTGACGGTTGTTGCTAAGGACAACGGGGAGCTCGCTCATAAGCAGTTACTCAC GCTGTCCACAGTGGAGACTGCCTAAGGCCTACTCATGACTGAGGTGCCTCTAGAGTACGACATCTTCTCAGACCTAAACCTGTATTTGGTGATCGGTCTGGCTCCGTGTCGTTTTCTCCTGCTCATCACCATATTGGCCACCATCGTGCTCAAGTGTCAGAAACCCAAGCCCAGCAAAGGGCTCCTCCCCGCAGGAACAGTGATCAGTGAGAGGAACTCCACCATCGCAGATTCCA TGGTCTCCAACGATGCCTACTGGTACAGTCTGTTTCTGGCTGAGACCAGGAAAGGAA TGGTCAGACAGCCTGTGCCAAAGGTGGCTCCAGATACATCGCGGTCCAGTATACCGAGAGGAACAGACCTCACAGACACCAGTG TGGCAGTATCTACTCTGCAGGTAGGAAATTAA